GATCGCAAACCCATTGGGAACCATGACCCCTTTGGAAGCCAAGGCTCGGTACATTTCGCCGAGCGAGGCATTCTTACCCCCAACAGACGGGACATCTTCGATACCGATCTCTTCGAACCACTTAATCGTGGCATGAACCTGCGCAACCCGACCCATGCATCCTCCTCAAGCTGAACCCGCACGTGTCATTCGAGAACTTCTGATAGCAGCCTCGGTGCCAGAGCCCACGCGAAAAATGGTGGACATTTCAGCGTGTTTCCATCCGACGTTCACAACGGTGGGGTATTTCGCGCCACCCCTCGCCGATCGCCCTGTCGCAAAGGGCTGCAGGGGCGGAAGGCCGAGCAGCCAATTAGAGCCGAATCGACCGGTAGAAGGCCCGCTTGGCTAGTTCCGCCGCGCAGGCATAGAGCAAGACAATGATCGCGAGGGCTCCCCAGAACACCGGCGGTAACGGGGTCAGCCCCATCATGCCCCGCAAGGGCGTGAGCGGCAAGAGGATCGTCACCGCCGCGACCAACGCGGTCGAGAGCAACAGGGGACGCGAGGGCCGGCTGCGGACAAGCGGCCTTCGACTCCGAATCACGAGCACGATCACCGACGCCGACACCACCGACTCCACGAACCACCCGGTGCGGAACTCCTCCACGCCGGCGTTCAAGCCCCAGAGCAACACCCCGAAGGTGAGAAAGTCAAAGCATGAGCTGATCAACCCGAACGTCATCATGAACTTCCGGATGAACGCGATGTCCCACCGCCTCGGGCGGTCGATCAGCTCCCGATCGACGCGATCGGTCGCGATCGTCATTTCCGGAATGTCGGTCAGAAGATTGGTCAGCAAGATTTGCTTCGGCAACAGGGGAAGGAACGGTAGAAAGGTCGATGCCCCGGCCATGCTGAACATGTTGCCGAAGTTGGCGCTCGTGGCCATGAAGACATATTTCAGCGTGTTTGCAAACGTAGTGCGGCCTTCGCGGATGCCTTGCGCCAGGATGCCCAGGTTCTTTTCGAGCAGCACGATGTCCGCCGCTTCCTTCGCCACGTCCACCGCCCCCTCGACCGACACCCCGACATCCGCCGCATGCAGCGCGGACGCGTCGTTGATTCCGTCTCCCCCGTACCCGACGACATGGCCGGCCTTCTTCAACGCGAGAATGATCCGTTCCTTCTGATTCGGCTCCACTTCGGTGAACAACTCGACCTCAGTCACCCGCGAGACCAGTGCCTCGTCGCTCATCCGACGCAGTTCCGCCCCGGTTAGCATGCGCAGGGCAGGCAGACCGATCTCTTGCGCCACATGCGCGGCGACGTGCGCATTGTCGCCGGTGAGGATCTTGAGAGCCACCCCAAGTTCCCGAAGCTCGGCAACCGTGGCGGCGATGCCCGGTTTGGGAGGATCGGTGAACAGCAGCAGCCCCATGAACGTCATGCCGGCTTCGTCGGCGGCCGTCAATCGCGCTTGAGACTCGAACTGCCGACGGGCCACCGCCAGCACCCGCAGCCCACCCTCACTGTGTCGGCGTACCTGCCGCTCGATCGACAGGCGCATGGCCTCGGTCAGCATCACGGCTCCACTCGCCGCCTCCGCGCGGTCGCAGACATCCAGTACGTTGTGCCACGCCCCCTTCGTCACCATGAGATGTCCGTCGGGGGTAGCGACCAAAATCGACAGCCGCTTCCGTACGAAGTCGTAGGGCTCCTCGTCCAACTTGCGGTAGCCCGCGACGTCAAACCGTCGATGGGAGCGAATCGCCTCGTCGATAGGATTCAGAAAACTCCCCTCGAAACTGGCGTTCAAGTAGGCGTGAAACAGCACCGCCTCGCTGGTCCGCCCCTCGAGGTCCACCGCATCCTGAAGCCGCACCTGTCCGAGGGTCAGGGTTCCCGTCTTGTCCGAGCAGAACACCGTCATGCTGCCGAAGTTTTCGATCGCCGCCAGCCGCTTCACGATGACTTTTTGCCGCGCCATCCGGCGCGCACCCTGCGCGAGGTTGATGCTGATGATCGCGGGCAGAAGCTGCGGCGTCAGCCCCACCGCCAGGGCCAGCGAGAACAAGAACGATTCCAACACCGGCCTCGCGAAGAACATGTTGATCGCGAATATGGCCGCGACGAGGCCCAGCGTCACCTCCATGAGCAGGTACCCGAACCGCCGGACGCCCCGCTCGAACTCAGTTTCGGGAGGCCGCAGCTTCAGGTGCTGCGAGATCCGACCGAACTCGGTATCCGTCCCGATCGCCGCAACCACTGCCGTGCCGGTTCCGCTCACCACATGGGTGCCGAGGAACAGGCTGTTCGTCCGCTTGGCCAATGGCTGCTCCGTGGTGAGCACCCCAGGAAACTTTTCCACCGGATAGGTTTCGCCCGTCAGGGCCGCTTCGTCGAGAAACAGCGACTTGGATTCGAGCAGGAGGCTGTCGCCGGGAACCGTATCGCCGGCCCGGAGGAAGACGATGTCGCCCGGCACGATGTCTTGGACCGGAACGGCCGTTTGCCGACCGTCGCGCAACACGTCCGACTTGACTTGCACCATGGCCAGCAGCCGCTCGACCGATCGGGAAGCCCCGCGTTCCTGCCAGAACCCGAGCAGCCCGCTGACCAACACAATGGACAGGATGATGGCCGTATCGGTGCGATCCTCCAGGAACCAGGCTACGCAAGCCGCGGCGAGAAGAATGAGGATGATCGGGCTGTTGAATTGGCGGAAGAGAAGAGAAAGATCGGACGCGCTCGCGGCCGGCTTGAGCGCCGTCGTGGCCGAGGCTCGACGGCGGGCTTCAGCCTCGCTGTGAGACAATCCCTGAGGCCCGGTCTGTAGTTGCTGAAAGAGCGCCCCTGGTTCGCGCGCCCAGAAGGCCGGATCACCGCCATCCATCGAATCCGGTTCCGCCGAACGAGGCTGGTCCGACGGCATCGCGATCTTCGCTGGTTCGGCTTCCGCCATCGACAATGCTCCCTTTACCGCAGCACGTTCCTGATCCAATCCCCCAGCACGTGGGTGACCGCCACGACGACGAAGCCGATCAGAAGGTGCTCGCCGATGACCCTCCATGGCGCAATCCTCTGCGCCCGTGCCAACACGAAACTCAGCAGCGTCAACAACAAGAGTCCCCACGCGACGCTGATCGTCACGGCTTGATCCAACGGGAGGTACAGCACCGGGACGGCAAATGTGCCGGCCACGACCAGCTTGGCGACGAAGGTGGCGACCGTGGCCTCCCAAATCTCCACCTCCCGGCCGTTGTTCTTGGACTCTTCGGCAATGTGAATCCCCAGCGCATCGGAAAGCGCATCGGCGATCGCAATGGTAACGATGCCTCCGACGACGGCGGATTTGGAATGGGTTCCTGCATGCAGTCCGACCATCAGGCCCAACGTCGTAATCACGCCAGAAGCCAACCCGAAACTCAAACCCGTTTTGAAGGATTGCCTCATATCAGCAGGAGGATCGCGTTGCGCCGTTCGTACAACCGGTCAGCCACCCTTGAAGATCGGTCAGGAGCCGGGCGACCGCCCGATTGGCCGCCATGACGCCGCCATACGCATCCTCCGACGAAGCCGGCTCCGCTGCCTCAAACTCTCTGGTGCCGACGATGTGGTAATCGGGCAGCTTCAGCAGTTGCGCGCGCAACGAGAGTCGGACGCGGCTCGGCTGTTGAAGAAATTCCTGTACCAGCTCAACTTGATCCACATCCAGCCGGTAGTCCCCCCTGACCGCACTGGGCAGAGCCACGACCGCCTGCCACGCAGCTCCCCGCTCCAGTTGCAGCAGCAAGAGCGATCGCAACATCCTGGCCGGCGCATCGGCCCATTGGTGCGTGGCATAGTAGGCCAGTTCGTGCGGACGTTTGACGTAGGCCATGCGCGCACTGTCGAACCCCGGTCTTGCCAGAGGAAGGTTCAGCAACAATACCGGAGCGCCTGCTCCATGAGACTCCACTGCGGCCCGCTGTTCGGCCGGATCCGGACTCAAGACAAAGGTGTGGATCGCCGCCGGCTCCTCGCGCGGCACCGACAGGCACCCGGTCAGCAGCAGCAATCCCGCAGCGAGCAGCGAGTCGCACAATCGCGTCGTCGTCCCCGGCATCACGTCACTCCCCCGGACCGCGCGGTCCGGCCCTCCTGCCCAGCACCAGCGAACTCGGCTCCTGTTCGAGCTGCCGCGCGACCTGCTGCAAGGTTGCGGTGAGCTGGCGCATCTCGGCGACCAATTGGCCGGTCTCCGCAAGTGTCTGCCGTGTGAACTGCTCGATCTCCGGGCGGCTGCCTTGCACCACGCCGCCGACGGCCTTGCTCGTTCGCGCCAACTCATCCGTCATGAGCTGCAACGATCCCGCGCTCTTGGTTAGCCGTTCGAGGAGCGCCGGCACCTGCCGGTTCAGACTCTCCGTCAGCTTCGCAAGATTGCCGGCGGACTGCGAGGCCCTCAGGATGCCCTGGTCGACTTGATCGCTGTGAGCGGCCAAAGCGTGGGTCACCGTGGCCAAGTCGTTGAGGATCTGCCGCAGGGCCACGCGATTCTCTTCGCCGACCAGACCGGTCGCTTGCTCGGCCAACATCGTCAGGTTATGCATCAGGTTGGATACGTCTTGGTCGGAGAGCAACTTCGACAGGGCCATATCCAGACGAAAGAACAACGACGGGCCGGTCTTGATCACGGGATATTCCTGACCGGCTTGAAGCTCCAAGGCCGGGGCCTCACGGCTGCCGCCCGTGAGGTTCAACGTCGCAAGCCCCGTCAGCCCCTGGGTCTCCAGCACGGCGATGGTGTCGGTCTTGATCGGAGTCCCATGCAGGATGTCGAGTGTCAGCCGTACTTCTTCCGGCGTCTCGGGATTCAATGCGATCTCTTTGACGCGCCCGACATCCACCCCGCGATACTTCACGGTGGAATCCACGCTCAGCCCGGCCACGGACTCACGCATCAGGGCATGATAGCGATCATACGACCCCCGATAGTCGGTCTTCCCCAACCAGAGGACGACACCGATCAGCAGGGCGCCGAAGAACGCCACAAATCCGCCGACAAGCACGTAATTGACTTTGGGCTCCATCTTTCAGTCTCAGAGCGTATGACCGACAACACCAACCCTATCCACCCTTATACTGCCGCGAGCTTCCCTCGTCCCTCTGGTCTCGAGGGATTGGACATGAGACGGTAGACGCAAGACATCGAATAAAACATCAATTGCGGTGTGCTCCGACCTCGCACCTAGGGGCTTTCGTCCGACGTCTACCGTCTCGCGTCTTTCATCCCCATTTGCTCCATCGCGGCCCGGCCGCGCGGTCCCTGCAGATATTCCCGAACCAACGGTTGGTGGGAGACCATCAGCTCCGGCATCGTGCCAAGGCCCAGCACCTGCCCCTCTCCAAGAATCGCCACGCGATTGGCGATGCGCCACAACGTGTCCAAATCGTGCGTCACCATCACGACGGTCAACCCGAACAATTCTTTGAGTCGCAACACCAGTTCATCGAAGCCGGCCGCGATCATGGGATCCAGCCCGGCCGTGGGCTCATCGAGAAACAGCAATTCGGGATCCATTACGATCGCGCGAGCCAAAGCCGCTCTCCGCCTCATGCCGCCGCTCAGCTCGTTCGGAAACTTTCCTGCGCTCTCCGGCGGCAAGCCGACCAATGCCAGCTTGATCGCCACAATCTCGCGCACCACGTCGGGCCCCAGTCTGGTGTGCTCCCGCAGCGGCACCGCCACATTGTCGGCCAAGGTCAGCGAACTAAACAGCGCCCCGTGCTGAAACATGACCCCGAACCGTCGATGCAACTCCAGCCCGTCCGCCTCCTCCAGCCGCTGACTGTCGATGCCGAACAAGCGCACCGAACCGGCCGTCGGCGCCAACAACCCGATGATCTCCCGCAACAGGGTCGACTTTCCGCAACCGTTTCCACCCGCGATCGCAAACACCTCCCCGCGTCGGATGGAAAGACTTACGTCGCTGTGCACCACCGACGAGCCGAACTTCGTCGACACATGGTCGACCTCGATGATTGGAACATCGTTCCCCTGCACATCGCCTCCGCAAACCAGGCTTATTCCCAGATTTGCCGTCAGTAGCCGGGATTACTCATGAATGCCGTAGCGAGGCGTCCGAGACCGAAGTCCCCCGGGGCTTCCCGCAAGCGAGCCCGACGCAGGCGCGCGCCAAGTCCGTTGAGGAGGGCGAACGAGAAAAGCCCCGCCGGACGAGAGTACCGGGCGACGAAGTCGGTATTCATGAGTGGTCCGGGTTACAGGTCCCACCAGTTCAGAAGAATGCTGCAGATCGCATCGAAAATGATCACCAGGAAAATGCTCTGCACGACGCTGATCGTGGTATGGCGACCGACATCATCGACCCCGCCGCGGATCTGAAACCCTTGGTAGCAGCCCACCAGCGCGATGATCACGGCGAAGAACGGCGCCTTGGCCAGTCCGATCAGAAAATGCCGCAGTGCCACCGCCTCCTCGAAGCGCCGGACGAACTCGGCAAAACTGACCTTGAGTTGCGACAGCGCGATGATCATGCCGCCGAACGACCCCAGCACGTCGGCGTAGACCGTCAGCAACGGGAGGGCCACCACCAACGCGATCGCGCGGGGCAGCACCAGGAGATTCACCGGCGACAACCCCAGAGTTTTGACCGCATCGAGTTCTTCGGTCACTTTCATGGTTCCAATCTGTGCCGCATAGGCGGAGCCGGATCGCCCGGCGATCAGGATCGCCACGATCAGGGGCGCAATCTCCCGCAGCAAGGAGATGCCGACCAGGTCGACGATGAAAATATTGGTGCCGAATTTTCTCAACTGTTCGGCCCCCTGGTAGGCGATGACCACGCCGACCAGGAAGGTCAGGAGGCCAGTGATGGGGAGCGCCTGCACCCCGTCGGTCTTGAGACAATTGAGGATCGCATGCCATCTGATCCGCCTCGGGGACGCCACCATACGGACGAACGTGACGACCGCTTCACCGAGAAATCCCAATGCTCGAAGAGCATGCAGCCGGCGGTTTTCGAGAAACCGGTCCAGGCGTACCACGAATCTGGGCCGCGAGAGGGCACCGCCTCCGGATGGCGACCAATTCGATACGACGATGTCGAACAGCTGCGCATGTTCCGGCTTCATGCCTTCCAGCGCCACGGCACAGCCGCGCTGTCGACAGGCTGCCAGCGTGCGCTGCAACACCACGGCCCCTCCCGTATCGAACGCCGTGATGCCGCTGGCATCACAACGCAGGGATCTTCCCGAAGGCCACGCCAGCGCGCTGAGAAACTGCTCGAGGTTCGCCAAGTACGGCAACGTCCACGGCCCTGCGCAGACGACGGTTCCATCACCGGTCAAGGTGACATGCGCCCCGCCGGCCGGCTTGATTCGCAAAGAGTGCCCCCTGCTCGTCACCCTCAAACCTCACCGCGCGCCCGCAACGACGACACCCATTCGCTTTTCGTCATGAGCAGCGAACCGAGGCCGATCACTACGGCCCCGATCGTCAACACACCGCCCAGATAGGGT
This Nitrospiraceae bacterium DNA region includes the following protein-coding sequences:
- the mgtA gene encoding magnesium-translocating P-type ATPase, whose product is MDGGDPAFWAREPGALFQQLQTGPQGLSHSEAEARRRASATTALKPAASASDLSLLFRQFNSPIILILLAAACVAWFLEDRTDTAIILSIVLVSGLLGFWQERGASRSVERLLAMVQVKSDVLRDGRQTAVPVQDIVPGDIVFLRAGDTVPGDSLLLESKSLFLDEAALTGETYPVEKFPGVLTTEQPLAKRTNSLFLGTHVVSGTGTAVVAAIGTDTEFGRISQHLKLRPPETEFERGVRRFGYLLMEVTLGLVAAIFAINMFFARPVLESFLFSLALAVGLTPQLLPAIISINLAQGARRMARQKVIVKRLAAIENFGSMTVFCSDKTGTLTLGQVRLQDAVDLEGRTSEAVLFHAYLNASFEGSFLNPIDEAIRSHRRFDVAGYRKLDEEPYDFVRKRLSILVATPDGHLMVTKGAWHNVLDVCDRAEAASGAVMLTEAMRLSIERQVRRHSEGGLRVLAVARRQFESQARLTAADEAGMTFMGLLLFTDPPKPGIAATVAELRELGVALKILTGDNAHVAAHVAQEIGLPALRMLTGAELRRMSDEALVSRVTEVELFTEVEPNQKERIILALKKAGHVVGYGGDGINDASALHAADVGVSVEGAVDVAKEAADIVLLEKNLGILAQGIREGRTTFANTLKYVFMATSANFGNMFSMAGASTFLPFLPLLPKQILLTNLLTDIPEMTIATDRVDRELIDRPRRWDIAFIRKFMMTFGLISSCFDFLTFGVLLWGLNAGVEEFRTGWFVESVVSASVIVLVIRSRRPLVRSRPSRPLLLSTALVAAVTILLPLTPLRGMMGLTPLPPVFWGALAIIVLLYACAAELAKRAFYRSIRL
- a CDS encoding membrane integrity-associated transporter subunit PqiC, whose protein sequence is MPGTTTRLCDSLLAAGLLLLTGCLSVPREEPAAIHTFVLSPDPAEQRAAVESHGAGAPVLLLNLPLARPGFDSARMAYVKRPHELAYYATHQWADAPARMLRSLLLLQLERGAAWQAVVALPSAVRGDYRLDVDQVELVQEFLQQPSRVRLSLRAQLLKLPDYHIVGTREFEAAEPASSEDAYGGVMAANRAVARLLTDLQGWLTGCTNGATRSSC
- a CDS encoding MCE family protein, translated to MEPKVNYVLVGGFVAFFGALLIGVVLWLGKTDYRGSYDRYHALMRESVAGLSVDSTVKYRGVDVGRVKEIALNPETPEEVRLTLDILHGTPIKTDTIAVLETQGLTGLATLNLTGGSREAPALELQAGQEYPVIKTGPSLFFRLDMALSKLLSDQDVSNLMHNLTMLAEQATGLVGEENRVALRQILNDLATVTHALAAHSDQVDQGILRASQSAGNLAKLTESLNRQVPALLERLTKSAGSLQLMTDELARTSKAVGGVVQGSRPEIEQFTRQTLAETGQLVAEMRQLTATLQQVARQLEQEPSSLVLGRRAGPRGPGE
- a CDS encoding ATP-binding cassette domain-containing protein, whose product is MQGNDVPIIEVDHVSTKFGSSVVHSDVSLSIRRGEVFAIAGGNGCGKSTLLREIIGLLAPTAGSVRLFGIDSQRLEEADGLELHRRFGVMFQHGALFSSLTLADNVAVPLREHTRLGPDVVREIVAIKLALVGLPPESAGKFPNELSGGMRRRAALARAIVMDPELLFLDEPTAGLDPMIAAGFDELVLRLKELFGLTVVMVTHDLDTLWRIANRVAILGEGQVLGLGTMPELMVSHQPLVREYLQGPRGRAAMEQMGMKDARR
- a CDS encoding MlaE family lipid ABC transporter permease subunit — encoded protein: MKPAGGAHVTLTGDGTVVCAGPWTLPYLANLEQFLSALAWPSGRSLRCDASGITAFDTGGAVVLQRTLAACRQRGCAVALEGMKPEHAQLFDIVVSNWSPSGGGALSRPRFVVRLDRFLENRRLHALRALGFLGEAVVTFVRMVASPRRIRWHAILNCLKTDGVQALPITGLLTFLVGVVIAYQGAEQLRKFGTNIFIVDLVGISLLREIAPLIVAILIAGRSGSAYAAQIGTMKVTEELDAVKTLGLSPVNLLVLPRAIALVVALPLLTVYADVLGSFGGMIIALSQLKVSFAEFVRRFEEAVALRHFLIGLAKAPFFAVIIALVGCYQGFQIRGGVDDVGRHTTISVVQSIFLVIIFDAICSILLNWWDL